One stretch of Bacteroidota bacterium DNA includes these proteins:
- a CDS encoding FKBP-type peptidyl-prolyl cis-trans isomerase: MKQLFFVAITAAALFLMSCGDKKAELKTDMDSISYSIGLDVGTTFKRQGIEVTPEAFLQGLKDASDTSGKHLLTDEQIQKTMIAFQQKMMAKQQEKMIQQSGPANAEGEKYLAENKTKPGVVTTASGLQYKIIKEGKGKKPTAANEVKVHYRGTLINGTEFDNSYKRGEPITFPVGGVIAGWTEALQLMPVGSKWELYIPSNLAYGPSGSGPIPPGSTLIFEVELLGIVK; this comes from the coding sequence ATGAAGCAACTTTTTTTTGTAGCTATTACTGCTGCTGCACTCTTCTTAATGTCATGCGGTGACAAAAAAGCGGAACTCAAAACCGATATGGACAGCATCAGTTACAGCATCGGTCTGGATGTCGGCACAACCTTCAAACGTCAAGGAATTGAAGTGACACCAGAAGCATTCCTTCAGGGATTAAAGGATGCTTCGGACACCTCAGGCAAACATCTCCTCACGGATGAGCAGATCCAAAAAACAATGATCGCCTTCCAGCAAAAGATGATGGCAAAACAACAGGAAAAAATGATACAGCAATCCGGTCCTGCAAATGCTGAAGGAGAAAAATACCTTGCTGAGAATAAAACGAAACCGGGTGTTGTTACTACCGCAAGCGGATTACAATACAAAATTATTAAGGAAGGAAAAGGGAAAAAACCAACGGCGGCCAACGAAGTAAAAGTTCATTATCGCGGCACGCTGATCAACGGAACGGAATTTGATAACTCGTACAAACGAGGTGAACCAATCACCTTTCCGGTCGGTGGTGTTATTGCGGGATGGACGGAAGCATTACAATTGATGCCGGTTGGCTCAAAATGGGAATTATACATTCCATCAAATCTCGCATATGGTCCCAGCGGTTCAGGTCCAATTCCGCCTGGCTCCACATTGATCTTTG
- a CDS encoding M28 family peptidase has product MTSIVSIFLLFFQLNPPATALQAITKEKLHSHIAVLAHDSLQGRGPASLGDRKATAYIVSQFKKFGLLPAGEKKSYIQKVPMVGVTVDPATTLTIGNGKQFVDLTYSTDFVATTGTYEPTITLKNVELVFVGYGIVAPEQQWDDYKDVDVKGKILVMMNNDPSSDDQNFFAGKGRTYYGRWTYKYEIAAEKGALGAIVIHTTPSAGYRYEVIRNSWSREMFDLDEKTSGNRLQLKSWTTEEATKNYLTLAGYTLDSLMKLAELRSFKPIPLGITMSGVIRSEVKRLETNNIVGKIQGSDPLLKEQYIIFSAHYDHFGIGRPIDGDSIYNGALDNASGTSLMLNLAETFSSLKEKPKRSLLFAAVAAEEQGLLGSKYFANNPTVPASNIAANINTDVINVIGRTKDISWQGSDRSSLGNDLTVVANELGLTVMPDLAPEQGGFFRSDHFSFAKVGIPAMSMGGGKEFVGVDTAFVRMMRERSGKNYHQPSDEISSDWNYDGALQQAEIVIRVVWRIANIIEMPYWNSGSEFELVRKKSLNK; this is encoded by the coding sequence ATGACCTCCATTGTCTCAATCTTTCTTCTGTTTTTTCAACTGAATCCGCCTGCAACTGCCCTTCAAGCGATCACGAAGGAAAAATTGCATTCTCATATTGCCGTTCTTGCACATGATTCACTTCAGGGACGCGGGCCTGCTTCCTTGGGTGACCGAAAAGCAACGGCGTATATTGTCTCTCAATTCAAAAAATTCGGACTGCTTCCGGCAGGAGAGAAAAAAAGCTATATCCAAAAAGTTCCGATGGTGGGAGTTACGGTAGATCCTGCAACAACGTTGACGATTGGGAATGGGAAACAATTTGTTGACTTAACGTATTCCACCGATTTTGTCGCAACGACAGGAACATATGAGCCGACCATCACACTAAAAAATGTTGAACTGGTGTTTGTTGGATATGGCATTGTTGCTCCGGAACAACAATGGGATGATTATAAGGATGTTGATGTTAAGGGAAAAATATTGGTGATGATGAATAATGATCCCTCCTCCGACGATCAGAACTTTTTTGCCGGAAAAGGAAGAACATATTATGGACGATGGACATATAAATATGAGATCGCGGCAGAAAAAGGGGCACTCGGCGCCATTGTTATTCATACTACTCCATCTGCAGGGTATCGATATGAAGTAATCCGAAATTCGTGGAGCAGAGAGATGTTCGATCTAGATGAAAAAACATCCGGAAATCGTCTGCAATTGAAATCGTGGACAACGGAAGAAGCGACAAAGAATTATCTGACGCTTGCAGGATATACGTTGGATTCATTAATGAAACTTGCGGAGTTGCGGTCGTTTAAACCGATTCCGCTCGGTATCACCATGTCCGGTGTGATTCGCTCTGAAGTAAAACGACTGGAAACAAACAACATTGTCGGAAAAATTCAGGGAAGTGATCCGTTGCTGAAAGAGCAATACATCATCTTCTCTGCACATTACGATCACTTCGGCATCGGTCGTCCGATCGACGGAGATTCAATTTATAATGGTGCACTTGATAATGCATCGGGAACATCATTAATGTTGAATCTTGCGGAGACATTTTCTTCGTTGAAAGAAAAACCGAAACGTTCTTTGTTGTTTGCCGCTGTTGCTGCGGAGGAACAAGGATTGCTTGGATCAAAATATTTTGCAAATAATCCGACAGTTCCCGCTTCTAACATTGCAGCCAACATCAATACCGATGTGATTAATGTGATTGGGAGAACGAAAGATATTTCGTGGCAGGGGAGTGATCGATCGTCTTTGGGAAATGATCTGACCGTTGTCGCGAACGAACTCGGTTTGACAGTTATGCCAGACCTTGCGCCCGAACAAGGGGGATTTTTCCGGAGCGATCATTTTAGTTTTGCTAAGGTCGGCATTCCTGCAATGTCCATGGGTGGAGGAAAAGAATTTGTTGGAGTCGATACAGCATTTGTGCGGATGATGCGTGAACGAAGCGGAAAAAATTACCATCAACCAAGCGACGAGATTAGCAGCGACTGGAATTATGATGGTGCATTACAACAAGCAGAGATTGTTATCCGCGTTGTGTGGCGCATAGCAAATATTATCGAAATGCCCTATTGGAACAGTGGAAGCGAATTTGAATTAGTTCGGAAGAAGTCGTTAAATAAGTAA